In Phycodurus eques isolate BA_2022a chromosome 10, UOR_Pequ_1.1, whole genome shotgun sequence, a genomic segment contains:
- the LOC133409100 gene encoding zinc finger BED domain-containing protein 5-like, with protein sequence MDTYLKRTKSGLGPGANSDPGEGPSKSRGPKKAKKVCSRRYNESYLSFGFIFTGDPTELTPLCLVCGEKLSNSAMVPSKLKRHLQTKHPSLQNKDREYFAQLREQTGKLSALLRKNTVGNERVLKANYQVAELIAKSKQPHTIAETIILPACKIIVNEILGPGALKEITQVPLSASTIARRIDNMSADIERTVLEKLRMSGKFALQLDEATDMSGCSQLFANVRFVDGDGIKENFLFCKDLPGRRTGEEIFRAASEYLEQGRLKWENCISVSTDGADATFGRNQGFVNRVKERQPEVIVTHFLLHRETLISKTLPADLASVLDDIVRMINFAKMRPVKSWMFASLCEEMGVDHEVLLIHTELRWLSRGKVLACVYDLREELRASLTNERHNDAKLFSSEKWCAKLAYLADIFQHLNDLNARMQGRNENLLTSTDKINGFRAKVQLWRQHVQCGNLDMFPHTQKWQIVDSAALCETIGKHLQTLEQKLAFYCPSLDTDTLDWVRNPYSATVVRKDMTLQEQEEITELRQNRGLKLNFADLPLDTFWLTAAKQFPILANRAISALLPFSTTDLCELGFSSMTAIKSKKGERLCAAEENLRVCISSIPASISTLCSTEQDPDFTLSMYTCE encoded by the coding sequence ATGGATACATATTTGAAAAGAACGAAATCCGGACTCGGTCCTGGTGCAAATTCGGACCCAGGTGAAGGTCCTAGTAAAAGTCGTGGTCCgaagaaagcaaaaaaagttTGCTCAAGACGATACAACGAAAGTTATCTTTCCTTTGGATTCATCTTTACCGGGGACCCAACCGAGCTGACTCCATTATGCTTGGTGTGTGGGGAAAAGCTGTCTAACAGTGCCATGGTTCCAAGCAAACTTAAACGTCATCTCCAAACAAAACACCCGTCACTTCAAAACAAAGACCGAGAATATTTTGCTCAACTGCGTGAACAGACTGGGAAGCTGTCTGctttattgagaaaaaacacTGTGGGGAATGAGAGAGTTCTAAAAGCTAACTACCAAGTTGCTGAACTCATAGCCAAATCCAAACAGCCACACACCATAGCAGAGACAATAATACTACCTGCCTGTAAAATCATCGTTAATGAGATACTCGGCCCAGGAGCGCTTAAAGAAATCACCCAAGTTCCTCTCTCAGCCAGTACGATCGCCAGACGGATCGATAACATGTCTGCGGACATTGAAAGGACAGTTTTGGAAAAGCTGCGCATGAGTGGGAAATTTGCCTTGCAACTTGACGAAGCTACCGATATGAGTGGATGTTCACAGCTTTTTGCAAATGTGCGCTTTGTGGACGGAGACGGCATCAAAGAAAACTTCCTATTTTGCAAGGACTTGCCAGGAAGAAGAACAGGTGAGGAAATTTTTCGAGCTGCGTCGGAGTACCTTGAACAAGGAAGACTTAAGTGGGAAAACTGCATTAGTGTCAGCACCGATGGAGCGGATGCTACGTTTGGGCGCAACCAGGGATTTGTAAACAGAGTGAAAGAGCGACAGCCGGAAGTCATTGTGACGCATTTTTTACTGCACCGTGAGACACTAATCTCCAAGACATTACCAGCAGACCTAGCTTCTGTGTTGGATGACATTGTGCGCATGATCAATTTTGCAAAGATGAGACCTGTAAAAAGTTGGATGTTTGCATCATTGTGTGAGGAAATGGGAGTGGATCATGAAGTTTTGTTGATCCATACAGAGCTCCGGTGGTTGTCCCGTGGTAAAGTTTTAGCTTGTGTGTATGACCTGAGAGAGGAACTAAGAGCCTCTCTGACAAATGAGAGGCACAATGATGCCAAGTTGTTTTCAAGCGAAAAATGGTGTGCCAAACTGGCGTACCTGGCAGATATATTTCaacatttgaatgacctgaACGCACGGATGCAAGGACGAAATGAAAATCTGCTCACAAGTACAgataaaataaatggatttcGCGCAAAGGTGCAGCTCTGGCGGCAGCACGTGCAATGCGGCAACCTCGACATGTTTCCACACACTCAGAAATGGCAAATTGTCGACAGTGCCGCACTGTGTGAGACAATAGGTAAACATTTGCAAACTCTTGAGCAGAAGTTGGCATTTTATTGCCCCTCACTAGACACAGACACCTTGGACTGGGTTAGAAATCCATATAGCGCGACTGTAGTCAGAAAGGACATGACTTTGCAGGAGCAGGAGGAAATCACTGAACTGAGGCAAAATCGGGGTTTAAAGCTGAACTTTGCTGATCTACCTTTGGACACTTTTTGGCTGACTGCTGCCAAACAGTTCCCCATTTTGGCAAACAGAGCAATCTCAGCCCTACTCCCATTTTCCACAACCGATCTATGCGAGTTGGGCTTTTCAAGTATGACTGCcatcaaaagtaaaaaaggaGAGAGACTCTGTGCTGCTGAAGAAAATCTCCGTGTGTGTATTTCATCAATTCCTGCCAGTATATCAACTTTGTGTTCAACAGAACAggacccagatttcacactgagtatgTACacttgtgagtaa